A genomic segment from Brachyhypopomus gauderio isolate BG-103 unplaced genomic scaffold, BGAUD_0.2 sc110, whole genome shotgun sequence encodes:
- the LOC143497407 gene encoding transmembrane protease serine 3-like, whose amino-acid sequence MEDTHTQLQGDENPPPYFLVVKPTEPPPPYVGPHPLPSSPPFEPFYISQCFPQMPPPNIPPSAAGTSPHGSQTAPPPSAAPPLTRLVVTRRKRARCYGCSVGTLLVLVLIGIVVWLGVRYGPLLLSHGTNKVGDTCPPMTVNCDGHADCTQGSDETDCVRFGAGNELLVLTSNSSVYLPVCSTGWSQSLADQTCQQLGFRGSYKYGSMTMTSSSFLSVSNQSAGTIQGNVKVSSSCPGQGATTLQCTSCGDAYTSKIIGGTVAELGQWPWQASLHFQGSHTCGGSLVAQDFVVTAAHCFPKDSASAQLPSNWLVYLGTVSQYTLPLPLYVTKISIHEQYDPKTNNYDIALLKLARPVTMTNVIKPVCLPAFDTLVSAGTQCWTTGFGTTQEGAAHASPILMQVAVNIIDLSVCNSAEVYSGLITPNMLCAGYLTGGRDSCQGDSGGPLVCQESDGRWYLTGITSWGDGCGREDSPGVYSNVHSLLAWLYSKMAQQRP is encoded by the exons ATGgaggacacccacacacagttaCAG GGTGATGAAAATCCCCCTCCATATTTTTTGGTGGTGAAGCCGACCGAACCTCCACCTCCATATGTCGGACCCCACCCTCTTCCCAGCAGCCCTCCATTTGAGCCGTTCTACATCAGCCAGTGTTTCCCCCAGATGCCTCCACCCAACATACCTCCATCTGCAGCAGGAACATCTCCACATGGCAGCCAGACAG ccccgcccccatccgCAGCCCCGCCCCTGACTAGGCTAGTGGTGACACGTCGAAAGAGAGCACGTTGCTATGGATGCTCGGTAGGGACCCTCCTCGTTCTGGTCCTCATCGGGATCGTCGTCTGGCTGGGAG TGCGGTATGGACCGTTGCTGTTGTCTCACGGGACTAACAAGGTCGGGGACACATGTCCACCCATGACTGTCAACTGTGACGGACACGCCGACTGCACACAAGGCTCTGACGAGACAGACTGTG TGCGCTTCGGAGCAGGAAACGAACTGCTGGTGTTAACCTCCAACTCCAGTGTTTACCTGCCTGTCTGCTCCACGGGGTGGAGTCAAAGTCTGGCTGACCAGACCTGCCAACAGCTCGGATTTAGAgg GAGTTATAAGTATGGCAGCATGACAATGACCTCATCATCATTTCTGTCTGTGAGCAATCAGTCTGCAGGCACCATCCAGGGCAACGTGAAGGTCAG CTCATCGTGTCCAGGGCAGGGGGCCACCACACTTCAGTGTACCA GCTGTGGAGATGCGTACACCTCCAAGATCATAGGGGGCACTGTGGCTGAGTTGGGCCAGTGGCCGTGGCAGGCCAGCCTGCACTTCCAGGGCTCACACACGTGTGGAGGCTCTCTGGTGGCCCAGGACTTCGTAGTGACCGCTGCACACTGCTTCCCCAA AGACTCCGCCTCTGCACAGTTGCCTAGTAACTGGCTGGTGTACTTGGGCACGGTGTCACAGTACACGCTTCCACTGCCGTTGTACGTGACGAAGATCAGCATACACGAACAGTACGACCCCAAAACGAACAACTACGACATCGCCCTGCTCAAACTCGCCCGCCCTGTCACCATGACCA ATGTCATCAAGCCGGTGTGTCTCCCTGCCTTTGACACGCTGGTCTCTGCAGGCACACAGTGCTGGACCACAGGCTTTGGTACCACACAGGAGGGAGCAG cGCACGCCTCCCCCATTCTGATGCAAGTGGCAGTTAATATAATTGACTTGAGTGTTTGTAACAGTGCTGAGGTCTACAGTGGACTCATCACTCCCAACATGCTGTGTGCTGGATATCTGACTGGAGGCAGAGACTCctgccag ggGGACAGCGGTGGTCCTCTGGTGTGTCAGGAGAGTGATGGCCGCTGGTATCTCACCGGTATCACCAGCTGGGGCGACGGCTGTGGGCGTGAGGACAGTCCCGGTGTCTACAGCAATGTGCACAGCCTCCTGGCGTGGTTATACAGCAAGATGGcg CAACAGAGACCATGA
- the fxyd2 gene encoding sodium/potassium-transporting ATPase subunit gamma, which translates to MSQETPAYPDDDFTYDYEVIRRGGLIFAAVLFCLGIAIIFSKRLTCGSKRTAKPVNIDEL; encoded by the exons ATGAGCCAAG AAACCCCTGCGTACCCTGATGATGACTTCACGTATG ATTATGAGGTTATCAGAAGAGGAGGACTGATCTTCGCCgctgttctgttttgtttgggCATTGCAATCATATTCA GTAAAAGGCTTACCTGTGGGAGTAAACGGACAGCAAA GCCTGTGAACATAGACGAACTTTAA